CCGGATCTCGCCGGTGTAGATGGCGTCCTCGTCCGGCAGCGTCACCGTGACCGGCAGCCCGAACCCGTACAGCAGCAGCGTCGAGACCACCGACACCTCCGGGCCCCGGGCGTCGGAGGAGAAGGTGAAGCGGTGGCGGACCTTCCGCAGCCGGCCGTGTTCGTCGAGGTAGGCGTCGAAAGGCACGGCGTCCTTGCTGAACCCTTTCGCCGCCGCGCTCAGCGCCCCGCGTGACTGCGGCGAGGCGGCCCGGGCCGCCCGGACCAGGTCGGCGACGCCCCGGTAGTGGTGCACCGCCACCCCGGCCAGCTCGGTCTTCCCCGCGTACGTCACATCGGCCGCGCCGCGCAGCAGTTCGGCCGCCGCCATCGGGTCGGTGACCCCGCCGGTGACGAGGTTGCCGTCCTTCAGCCCGGTCGTGTCGATCCTGACCCACTTGTCGTCGGGCACCCCGGCGCCGCGGTTCTTCATGTAGAGCGCCCCGGGGGCCAGCAGCTCGGTGATCGGCCGGTGGCCGTCCGCCCCCGCGGCGTCCTTGCCCGCCGGGTCCTTGGGCAGCACCACCCGGAGCCGCCCCATCTGCTTGCGGAAGTCGTACGCGCCCTGCCCCCGGATCGTGACCCGCGTACCGCCGACGGCCGTCTCCATCGACGTACGGGTCTCCGCACCGCCCGCCTCGACGAGGACGTCCGCCGCCTGCCCGAGCAGATCGAGCGGCCGGTCGGCGGCCACGGAACGCTGCCCGGACCCGTCGGCCGTGCCACCGCCCCCGTCCCCGCCGAAGCACCCGGCGGTGACCGCGATCACTCCGGCCGCGGCGAGGGCGCGGACAGCACGGGCCCCGCCTCCGTCCCTGTACTGCTGCACCACCATCGCCTGCCAACCCCCAACGACTGCCGCCCGGCCGAGCCCTGACCCGCTCCGCATAACGACCGCCGCCGTCCCCCGTCACGCCGCGGGGGCGCTGCGGCCAGTACCGTGGACGGGTGCATGAGGATTCCCCCGCCGCGGCCCGCACCACCGCCGCGCCACGCACCCCCGTCCGGACCACCCCCGTCCTCGCGGAATCGCTGCCGGAGGCTCCCCCTCCGGGCCCGCCCGCCGGGCACAGCGCCACAACGATCGAACGAGGCTCGTTCTGCCTGGCCCGCTGCAGCTGCGGCTGGTCGGGCCCGGCGCGCAGATCCCGGGACCGGGCCCGTACCGACGCCGCCGAACACCTCGCCACCCCCTGATCCACCGCGCGGGTCCGCCGTACCGCTGCGCCGCACCCGGGCCCGTACAGCACGAACCCCCAGGCGCCGGGGACGCCTGGGGGAAGTGGAGGAACGGGAGGGGAGGCAGGAGAGGACCCCCGGGACCGTCAGGCGGCCAGGTCCTTCTCCCCCGGGTCGCCCCGCCGGGAACCGGGCCGCGGCTCGGGGATGCCGACCGCCTCGCCGCGCTCGTCCGCGTACGCGACGGCCGCGCTCTTCGACCGGACGAACCAGCCGACGCGCGGCGAGCGGGCGACCGCCGCCATCAGCGGGGTCAGCAGCGCCATGGCGAGCGGGGCGAGCAGCAGGGTGACGGCCGTACCGAGAGCGAAGCCGCCGATCACGTCGGTCGGGTAGTGGACGCCCATGTAGATCCGGCTGAAACCGGCGAAGAGCGCGAGGCCGATCGCGACGAAGCCGAACTTCCGGTTCGCCACGAAGATGCCGACGGCGATGCCCATGGCCAGGGTGGAGTGGTCGCTGACGAACGAGAAGTCCGTCTTGCCGTGGATCAGGACCTCAAGGCCCTCGTGGTCGTTGAAGGGGCGTGGCCGTTCGACGAAGCCGCGGATCGGGATGTTGATGAGAATCGCGATGGCGGCGGCGAGCGGCGCCCAGACGATGGCTGCGGCAGCCGTGACGGCGTCCTCGGCCGTCCCGCGACCCCGCATGCTCCACCAGCACCACAGGCCCACCAGAACGAGGCCGACCATGATCCCGTACTCGCCGACGTACTCCATGACCCGGTCGAACCAGGTGGGAGCGGCCTTCGCCAGGCCGTTGATGTCGTAGAGCAGACTGACGTCCGGGTTCGACCCGTCGAGTTCGAGTCCAGCCATCTGCTGCGGCCCCTTGCCTTGTCTGCTTCTCTGCTGCGACGCGCGTCCTTGCGTGCCGCCCTGGTCGAACCCCCGTATCCGGTGCGATCC
This sequence is a window from Streptomyces parvus. Protein-coding genes within it:
- a CDS encoding phosphatase PAP2 family protein; this translates as MAGLELDGSNPDVSLLYDINGLAKAAPTWFDRVMEYVGEYGIMVGLVLVGLWCWWSMRGRGTAEDAVTAAAAIVWAPLAAAIAILINIPIRGFVERPRPFNDHEGLEVLIHGKTDFSFVSDHSTLAMGIAVGIFVANRKFGFVAIGLALFAGFSRIYMGVHYPTDVIGGFALGTAVTLLLAPLAMALLTPLMAAVARSPRVGWFVRSKSAAVAYADERGEAVGIPEPRPGSRRGDPGEKDLAA